One window from the genome of Bufo bufo chromosome 4, aBufBuf1.1, whole genome shotgun sequence encodes:
- the LOC121000004 gene encoding zinc finger protein ZIC 1 has protein sequence MLLDAGPQYPSIGVTTFGSSRHHHSAGDVTDREVGLGINPFADGMGAFKINPSSHDLASGQTAFTSQAPGYAAAAALGHHHHPGHVSSYSSAAFNSTRDFLFRNRGFGEAASAQHSLFASAAGGFGGPHGHTDAAGHLIFPGLHEQAGGHGSPNVVNGQMRLGFSGDMYGRADQYGQVTSPRSEHYASTQLHGYGPMNMNMAAHHGAGAFFRYMRQPIKQELICKWIEPEQLSNPKKSCNKTFSTMHELVTHVTVEHVGGPEQSNHICFWEECPREGKPFKAKYKLVNHIRVHTGEKPFPCPFPGCGKVFARSENLKIHKRTHTGEKPFKCEFEGCDRRFANSSDRKKHMHVHTSDKPYLCKMCDKSYTHPSSLRKHMKVHESSSQGSQPSPAASSGYESSTPPTIVSPTSENQSTSSLSPSSSAVHHTSSHSTLSSNFNEWYV, from the exons ATGCTGCTGGACGCAGGACCCCAGTACCCGTCCATAGGAGTCACCACCTTCGGCTCTTCCAGGCACCACCACTCCGCGGGCGACGTGACGGATCGAGAAGTGGGTCTGGGCATCAACCCTTTCGCCGACGGAATGGGCGCCTTTAAGATTAACCCCAGCAGCCACGACCTCGCCTCCGGCCAGACTGCCTTCACCTCTCAGGCTCCGGGCTACGCTGCGGCCGCCGCCTTGGGGCATCATCACCACCCGGGGCACGTCAGCTCCTACTCCAGCGCTGCCTTCAACTCCACCCGGGACTTTCTGTTCCGAAATCGGGGCTTCGGGGAGGCTGCCAGTGCCCAGCACAGCCTGTTCGCCTCGGCGGCGGGGGGCTTTGGAGGACCCCATGGTCACACTGATGCCGCAGGACACTTGATCTTCCCAGGACTACACGAGCAAGCCGGCGGCCATGGCTCCCCCAACGTGGTGAACGGCCAGATGAGGCTCGGCTTCTCTGGAGACATGTACGGCAGGGCCGATCAGTACGGACAGGTGACCAGCCCCCGATCCGAGCACTATGCCTCCACCCAACTTCATGGCTACGGTCCTATGAACATGAACATGGCTGCCCACCACGGAGCAGGGGCCTTCTTCCGTTACATGAGGCAGCCCATCAAGCAAGAACTCATTTGCAAATGGATTGAACCCGAGCAGTTGTCAAACCCTAAAAAGTCCTGCAACAAAACTTTCAGCACCATGCATGAGCTGGTCACGCATGTCACGGTGGAGCACGTTGGGGGACCCGAGCAGTCCAATCATATATGTTTTTGGGAAGAGTGCCCCAGAGAAGGGAAGCCCTTTAAAGCTAAATACAAACTGGTCAACCACATAAGAGTCCACACAGGTGAAAAACCCTTCCCCTGCCCCTTCCCTGGATGCGGGAAAGTCTTTGCCAGATCAGAGAACCTGAAAATCCacaagagaactcacacag gagagaaaccctttaagtgtgaGTTTGAAGGCTGTGACAGACGATTTGCAAACAGCAGCGACCGTAAAAAACACATGCACGTCCATACTTCAGACAAGCCCTACCTGTGTAAGATGTGTGACAAGTCCTACACCCACCCAAGCTCCCTCAGAAAACACATGAAG GTCCACGAATCTTCTTCCCAGGGATCCCAGCCTTCCCCAGCAGCAAGCTCAGGCTATGAATCTTCAACACCCCCAACAATTGTGTCTCCTACTTCAGAAAACCAGAGCACAAGTTCCTTATCCCCTTCCTCCTCAGCAGTCCATCACACGTCCAGTCACAGCACGCTCTCATCAAATTTTAACGAATGGTACGTTTAA